In one Deltaproteobacteria bacterium genomic region, the following are encoded:
- a CDS encoding glycerol kinase encodes MQRVLAVDQGTTATKAYTLDAEGRFEFCGMQDHPQLYPRSGWVEHDPRILLRHIKKSIHTAEHIDAIGLDNQGETVVAWDGDSGEPVYNAIVWQDQRTADVIESLKKDGAEAVTLDRAGLPLDPYFSAAKLHWILKNVPEAQRLLNRGRLKLGTSDSFFIERLTGEYATDVTTASRTSLMNLKTCNWDPELCRLFGIPMEILPEIRPTTAHFGYVHSNGKRIPLTASVVDQQAALMGHACYDTGQTKVTFGTGVFALANVGESIHREPDRGILSTVAWQLNGRRPVYAVDAGIYNAGSAVNWVRKVGLFSDFDEIGAFENRPAIERGVVFVPALSGLACPYWDRTATGLWVGLSLETSRRDLCQSVLEGIALRTAQVLAAIAPVTGGQQDLSVDGGLINNAYFCQFLADTTRRNIIVPASPDITTIGTGRFALIGCGLAKDTAGLPPAHAPRAVIHPRENLTHLLERFEEAVSRSRNWR; translated from the coding sequence ATGCAGCGTGTTCTCGCAGTTGACCAGGGGACGACGGCAACCAAGGCCTATACCCTGGATGCCGAGGGGAGATTCGAATTTTGCGGCATGCAGGATCACCCCCAGCTCTATCCCCGGTCCGGCTGGGTGGAACATGATCCTCGGATTTTATTGCGCCATATCAAAAAATCGATCCATACAGCCGAACATATCGACGCCATCGGTTTGGACAATCAGGGGGAGACCGTCGTCGCCTGGGACGGTGACAGCGGAGAGCCTGTGTACAACGCCATTGTCTGGCAGGATCAGCGCACCGCCGATGTTATTGAGTCCCTAAAAAAAGATGGGGCGGAAGCCGTCACGCTTGACCGTGCCGGACTCCCCCTGGACCCTTATTTTTCCGCTGCCAAACTCCACTGGATCCTGAAAAATGTTCCCGAGGCACAAAGGCTTCTCAACCGGGGTCGCTTGAAGTTGGGGACGTCCGATAGCTTCTTCATTGAAAGACTGACCGGAGAATATGCCACCGATGTAACCACCGCTTCCCGCACCAGCCTGATGAATCTTAAAACCTGCAATTGGGACCCCGAGCTCTGCCGCCTGTTCGGAATCCCCATGGAGATCCTGCCGGAGATCCGTCCGACGACCGCTCATTTCGGATATGTCCATTCCAATGGCAAAAGGATTCCCTTAACCGCCAGTGTGGTGGATCAGCAAGCAGCTCTAATGGGCCACGCCTGCTACGACACCGGCCAGACCAAAGTGACCTTCGGAACCGGCGTGTTCGCGCTGGCAAACGTTGGGGAAAGCATCCACAGGGAGCCTGACAGGGGAATCTTGTCCACGGTTGCCTGGCAGCTTAACGGCCGGCGGCCGGTGTATGCCGTGGACGCGGGAATCTACAACGCCGGTTCGGCCGTCAATTGGGTCCGCAAGGTTGGATTATTTTCAGACTTTGACGAAATCGGTGCCTTTGAAAACAGACCCGCCATCGAAAGAGGCGTGGTGTTCGTTCCGGCCCTGTCCGGCCTGGCCTGTCCCTACTGGGATCGAACCGCCACCGGACTCTGGGTGGGATTGAGCCTCGAAACCAGCCGCCGGGATCTATGCCAATCCGTGCTGGAAGGGATCGCCCTGAGAACCGCCCAGGTGTTGGCGGCCATCGCCCCCGTGACCGGCGGCCAGCAAGACCTTTCCGTGGACGGCGGCCTCATCAACAATGCCTATTTCTGCCAGTTTCTGGCGGATACCACCCGGCGGAACATCATCGTTCCGGCCTCGCCGGATATCACCACCATCGGCACAGGCCGTTTTGCATTGATCGGCTGCGGACTGGCCAAGGATACGGCCGGCCTGCCGCCGGCCCACGCACCGCGGGCCGTCATCCACCCGCGTGAAAATTTGACACACCTCTTGGAACGCTTCGAAGAGGCCGTTTCCCGCTCCCGCAACTGGCGATAA